ATAAAGGAGGTCGCAACAATGGATGTTAACTTACTACTGGGTATCGGTATGCTTGTATTGACTCTATACTTGAGCTCCCTTAACTTTACACATTGATCCTAAAGCGGTGAACGCCGAAAAAGACAGTATGGGCAAAAAGCTCATACTGTCTTTTTCTGTGCGCGCTATTGCATCCCGCCGCCGCGCCAGCGCAGCTAGTTATCACTTCTCCAGCACACCGTAGTGAACTTTCGTATAGGACCGTATTTGCTGATTAAAGCCGAAGCGCTCAAACACCGGCGACTGATAGTGGTCTTTGAGCACCACCCGGCGTCTGCATACACGCACTGCTTCTGTCACCCACTCTTCTGTTACACTGTTTGTCGCGCCAATTTCACGCAGAACTTCAAAGTTAGCTGATTCCTCGATGGGTGTGGTGAACATCGGATCGAGAAAGACGATATCGCGGGAATTGTCCGGACAAGATTTTAAGAATGTGACAGCTTCCGAATGAATGACTTCAATACGTTTCATTGCCTCTTGCAGGAGCGGAAAGTCAATCGGAAAGCTGTGCAGACCGGTCTTTGTCAAAAATGCGATGACTTTATCTGCTTCAATTCCTTCCACCGTTCCGTCTTCTCCTGCTATGCTGGCCGCGATGATCGCGTCCGAGCCGAGTCCTAAGGTGCAATCCAAAAATGCATCTCCCGGCATAAGACCGGAAGCTGCCGCGAGCGGATCAGTTTCACCTTTCTCTATACGCTTCAGACGATACGTTGCAGAGTTCGGATGAAAAAAGAATGGTTGTTCGCATCCTCTTTTATAAAACGAATAGCGGTCCTTCCCCGCCACCAGGACATCACATTGATAGATGTCCTGCAGTTTGGGGATGGACCGCTTTTTCCGTTCGACGGCAGGCGCCTGCAATGCGTCCGCTGCGTGTTTCACCAGTGCAGCTGACTGTTCATCAGGACGCCCTGCTGTCGTAATGATCACGTTCATTGACCGACGACTTTCGTCAGGACATCGACGAGGTGATCTTTAATTTGGTCTTTCTGGAAGTTCTCAATTTGCTCACGCGGAATAAAGTAGACCACTTTGCCTTGATCCCAAATGGCAATAGATGGTGAGCTTGGCGGAATTTCCGGGAAGTACGCGCGGAATGCCGCTGTCGCTTCTTTGTCTTGTCCCGCAAAAACGGTAAATAAGTGGTCAGGTTTCACTTCCTCCACTGCCTCGCGAACAGCGGGACGTGCCAAGCCTGCCGCGCAGCCGCACACAGAGTTGATGACAATAATAGCAGAGCCTTCCAGACCCTCTAATGTACTGTCAACTTCCTCAGCTGTTGTCAGTTCTGTAAATCCTGCAGTTGTCAGTTCTTCGCGCATCGGGGTTACAATCCCGCGCATGTATTCATCGTATGCGTTCATGTGAATATCTCCGCCTTTCATAGTGTTGTATGTTTTATACCGTACCGCTTTTAATAGTAAAGCATATATTCAGTAAATGCCAAGTATCGAGATTCAGGACGGTCAGTTCCGTTCAGTGATAACGATTTTATCCAACGCTTTCACTTCGTATTGCCCGCCCTCCAGAGAAAATACGGCTTCACACGTTATTCGTACCGGATCACTGACTGTTTCCTGATGTTCATCGGCATACCCATACGACGGATCAACGTACATCCGCTTATAGAGGGAGACTTGTGTGTCCGCTGTAATGGGAACATGTACATAGTGATCGGACTTTTTTGCTGCTGATGCCGTACTGACAGCTATGTTTTCCAGTCTGCCTACTGAATTCAAGAAAAACTCCTCTTTAGAAGATTGATTCTTCTTAAATACATAACTGTACAATGTTTCACCGAGCCGCCAGCAGAGATCTTCCATGCTCTGCTGCAAAACTAGCAGCAGCGAGGACTTTACGCAGTCATTCATTACGAATTCACTGTAATATTCTTGTGCCGCCAGAAACTCCTTCACACTATTCTCTAATTGTAATTGCGGGAATTCTTTTTGCAGATCGGTGTGCAAGACTTTTTTATTTCTCTTATCTGCCGCAAAGTCGGCGAAGTTATTTGTAATAAAGAAATATTGGGCAGATTCGAGGTGATGTTGTTCTTTAAAAAGCAGCAGACTTTCCCAAAGCAGCCCATCTTTAAACTCTTGTTTTCTGTTTTCAAACGGCTTAAGCCCGTCAAAGTATCGTGTAAAGACTTTTTCATACACTGCAGAGTCCGGTTTGAAAACAGTGAAATTTTCATTCAGCTGTTTTTCGTACCGTGTCAGCAGCAGGTCCGTCTCAAACATCCGCACCGGACTCTGCTCATTCCATTCCTTTAGCCTGTTGACAGACTGAATTTTCATATTGTTACTGGAGATGATGTCTTTTGCATGGTCAATCAATTCTTTACTGACAATCTCCGGAAGAATAATTTCACAGTCATCATTCCTATGTACATACCGCAGCAGCTCTTCAATATCCGGGTTAAAAGTGAATTGTTTATCGAGAATATTAGTATCCAAGAAAATATATGTTTTCACTGCACAAGCCCCCCTTTCTTGATCATGCTCTTCCTGTCATAACGATAACATATGAATGAAAAGCAATTATAGAATATTGTAATGAGTCATAAACAGGTACGTTTACAAATGAAACGACATGCGGCAATTAAAAACTGTACAAGCAACAGTTTCCAAGCCGCTTGTACAGATATGCTTTCACATTACTTCATAAATCGCTCAATCATTTCCCGTGTCAGAGTAAAGCGCGGGTCGACAGTATTCCCATCCACTTCCTCCACCCCCATCAGCACCGTTATGATCCGCTGCCCGTTAAACACCCCGCTGCCGGTAAAGCAAGAACCTGCTGCGTCCGTATAGCCGGTTTTTAATCCATCCATTCCCTCCATTTGCATACGCATGCCGGGTAACAGTAGATTCGTGTTCCACATCGTCATCCCCTGTCTTGACGTAAAACTCGGCATCTTCGTAAATTCCAGCACTTCGGGATGTTTTTTGATTAAGCGATCTGCCAAAACAGCAACGTTATGGGCGGACGCCACATTGTTTTCGCTTGGATTTCTCCCTAAATAGAAACCATCTAAGCCGTGCGGGTTGTAAAACATTGTGTCCTTCATGTTAAATGCCTGCGCTTGTTCATTCATCATTGCGACAAATTTTTCTTCTGTGCCGCCCGCAAGTTCAGCAAGGGCAAGTGCCGCATCATTTGCGGAAATGACCGTCATTGCGGTAAACAGTTCGCGCACAGAATAGTTTTCATTCGCTTTCATGCCCAGCTTGGCTGCACTCGCAAACTGGCTTAAGTTCAGTACATTTTCACTCGGCTGATACATCGTATCCCAGGTGAGTGTGCCGTTTTCAATTGTATTCAACACGATATATTGTGTCATTAACTTGGTCATACTGGCAATCGGCAATGGCTTTTTACTGTTTTCCTCATAAACTACCTTCCCTGTCTCCGCGTTCAGCAAAATCATCGCATCGGAGGAAACACTCCACTCCTGCACGGTTTGCTGTGAATCTTTCCATTCCGTAATGACCAGATACACACTGATACATAAGAGCAGAGCGAATAACAGCTTTTTCATACATTCACCTTCCTCAACTGTCTATTATGCAGCAGAAGTCTGCACAATAGTAGCGGTTGTTTCTGAAGATTGTATGAAGAATACGCAATAAAAACACCTATGGCGGAAATATTTTTCACATGTCGATTTGCTTTCGTATTCCTTTCACCGCAGCCCAGCAAAGACTTACAAAAGAATTCAGTTGAATTTCATCATGATGGGCATAATGGCTACTAAGAATATCCAATGGAAAAGAGGCAATGTAATGAAAACAGGCTGGAATATTTTTAAAATGGATTTGCACCATATTCGTAAAAATTGGGTAGCCGCCTTATTAATCGGAGGGCTGACCGTACTGCCTTCTTTGTACGCCTGGCTAAACATCTATGCGACGTGGGATCCATATGGCCATACAAACAACTTGCCTGTTGCGCTTGTCAATGAAGATGAAGGTGCGATGGTTCGCGGCAAGCGGATTGATGTCGGTGCCGAATTGGTGAAAAATCTGCAGGACAATAAAGATATGGATTGGTCATTTACTGCAAAGCAGGACGCGATGGACGGTGTGGAATATGGCGATTATTTCGCGGCGATTATTATTCCTAAAGACTTCTCCAGAAAACTGGGAACAGTCATTGCGGGTGAGCCTGAAAAAGCGGAGATCAGTTATTATGTCAATGAAAAGCTGAATTCTATCGCCCCAAAAATCACAGAAAAAGGAGCTTCTGTCATTGTAGATCAAGTGAGCAGACAGTTCATTTCCACGGTCAACGGTGTCGTACTCAAATTGTTTAATGAACTTGGAATCGAGATTGAGAAAAACTTGCCCGATATTAAGAAGTTCGAAGAATATGTTTTTGACCTTCAAAATCAACTGCCAGCTATTCATCAGACACTCGAAGGGATCGTAGCCGATGCGAATTCTGCCCAGCACATTATTAACAAAGCGCAAAAGCTGTTGCCTGAGGCGAAACAAACCACTTCCGCAGGTCTGCAAACCGTAAGTAACACAATCGATCAGCTGACATTAGCACAACAGCGCCTTGAAACAGCCGCACCACGCATCAGGACAGATCTTGAAAAAATAACGGCTATTACAAATGAAACCAATGACTTTTTGAAACAGATTCAGCAAACAACGCTGGACTTCACTGAATGGGATCGAACAAAACAATCAATAGATGCCCGGGTGACAGCGAGTATGGAAAAGCTGGATGGACTTGAAGCGGATCTGACGAATATAAAAACGGCAGCTGAGCAGCTGAATACTCAGCAGACAGGTGATGCCAATCCGCCCCTGCCTATAGATGGCGCTTTAGAAAAAGTGAAAGACCTCAAAAATCTGTTGAATGAACTGCAGCAAAATGCGCATTCGATAAATTCTCTCGTGCAGGGCGAAGAAGAACGGCTGAAAAACAGTATAAATGATCTGCAAAAAATTGCCGAAAATACTTCTATCAAGGCCAATTCATTTCTGACGGAATATACGGATACCATCGAGCCGTTGGTCCGTAAAGAAATCGCCCAAGCGCTGAAGACGTTATCAAGAGCGAACTCGCTGTTGAAGGAAGTACAGAAAACCATTCCTGAAGCAGAAAAGGTATTACACAGCACCAATCAACAGTTGACTGACGGAAAACAGCAAGCCGAGAAAGCGTTGAATCAATACCCGTACGTCTACGATAAAGTGAACCGGCTCGCAAAACGGATCAGGGACATTCAAGGAGAGACAGACATTAACGAAATCATCGACTTGCTGCAAAACGATCCAGAAGCTGAACGCAGTTTCTTTGAAGAGCCGATTATTCTGAATGAAACAAAGCTATTTCCTATTAAAAACTACGGGACAGGAATGACACCGTTCTATACCGTACTGTCGATTTGGGTCGGTTGTTTATTGCTCATTTCTTTGCTTTCTACAGATATTCACAGGGAAGGTGCGTTTACGGCGAAGCAAATTTATATCGGACGGCTGCTGACGTTCCTGACAATCGGTTTCGTACAGACGCTCATTGTAACGGCTGGTGATATCATTCTTCTTGGTGTAACAGCCGATGAGCCGATAGTCTTCATGCTGTTTGGACTCTTCATCAGCATCGTGTTCATGTCTATCGTCTATACACTCGTTTCGGTATTCGGGGACGTCGGCAAAGCGATGGCGATTGTGTTGCTGGTGCTGCAAATTGCCGGCTCAGGCGGCACGTATCCAATTATGCTGCTTCCTGCGTTCTTTCAATGGATCAATCCCTTTCTGCCATTCACCTATGCGATTGATTTAATGAGAGAGGCAGTTGGCGGGATCGTCTGGGCCCGCGCTGTAAAAGATATTTTGTTCTTGGCGGGTATTGGCGTCTTGCTGATCATATTTGGTGTAATATGTAAGGAGAAAACGAACAAAGCTACGAACCGGCTGTTAGCTAAATCACGGGAGACAGATTTGTTTCATTAAACTGGCGAATCGCCGTGACTGTAAAATTCCGGATCCTGTCCATCGCAAAACCTTCTTACGGTGTAAGGAGGTTTTTTGGCATGTACTCCATGCAGCTAGGTAATGATACATTTTTGGTTGTTTTTATTAAAAGGACATTCTAAATTTTTACAAATGATAGGTCTAATTATTTACCGCCTGTGATATAGTATATTTGGTTTAATAGTGTAAGAGGAGGGATATTTATGAGGAAAATGCAAATCATGATCGTAACGTTCGTATTGTTATTCTCTTTGGCGCCAAAGAAGGAGGCATCTTCTCACATATTT
The Sporosarcina sp. P33 genome window above contains:
- a CDS encoding class I SAM-dependent methyltransferase, which encodes MNVIITTAGRPDEQSAALVKHAADALQAPAVERKKRSIPKLQDIYQCDVLVAGKDRYSFYKRGCEQPFFFHPNSATYRLKRIEKGETDPLAAASGLMPGDAFLDCTLGLGSDAIIAASIAGEDGTVEGIEADKVIAFLTKTGLHSFPIDFPLLQEAMKRIEVIHSEAVTFLKSCPDNSRDIVFLDPMFTTPIEESANFEVLREIGATNSVTEEWVTEAVRVCRRRVVLKDHYQSPVFERFGFNQQIRSYTKVHYGVLEK
- a CDS encoding BrxA/BrxB family bacilliredoxin codes for the protein MNAYDEYMRGIVTPMREELTTAGFTELTTAEEVDSTLEGLEGSAIIVINSVCGCAAGLARPAVREAVEEVKPDHLFTVFAGQDKEATAAFRAYFPEIPPSSPSIAIWDQGKVVYFIPREQIENFQKDQIKDHLVDVLTKVVGQ
- a CDS encoding PIN domain-containing protein, with the translated sequence MKTYIFLDTNILDKQFTFNPDIEELLRYVHRNDDCEIILPEIVSKELIDHAKDIISSNNMKIQSVNRLKEWNEQSPVRMFETDLLLTRYEKQLNENFTVFKPDSAVYEKVFTRYFDGLKPFENRKQEFKDGLLWESLLLFKEQHHLESAQYFFITNNFADFAADKRNKKVLHTDLQKEFPQLQLENSVKEFLAAQEYYSEFVMNDCVKSSLLLVLQQSMEDLCWRLGETLYSYVFKKNQSSKEEFFLNSVGRLENIAVSTASAAKKSDHYVHVPITADTQVSLYKRMYVDPSYGYADEHQETVSDPVRITCEAVFSLEGGQYEVKALDKIVITERN
- a CDS encoding D-alanyl-D-alanine carboxypeptidase family protein → MKKLLFALLLCISVYLVITEWKDSQQTVQEWSVSSDAMILLNAETGKVVYEENSKKPLPIASMTKLMTQYIVLNTIENGTLTWDTMYQPSENVLNLSQFASAAKLGMKANENYSVRELFTAMTVISANDAALALAELAGGTEEKFVAMMNEQAQAFNMKDTMFYNPHGLDGFYLGRNPSENNVASAHNVAVLADRLIKKHPEVLEFTKMPSFTSRQGMTMWNTNLLLPGMRMQMEGMDGLKTGYTDAAGSCFTGSGVFNGQRIITVLMGVEEVDGNTVDPRFTLTREMIERFMK
- a CDS encoding YhgE/Pip domain-containing protein; its protein translation is MKTGWNIFKMDLHHIRKNWVAALLIGGLTVLPSLYAWLNIYATWDPYGHTNNLPVALVNEDEGAMVRGKRIDVGAELVKNLQDNKDMDWSFTAKQDAMDGVEYGDYFAAIIIPKDFSRKLGTVIAGEPEKAEISYYVNEKLNSIAPKITEKGASVIVDQVSRQFISTVNGVVLKLFNELGIEIEKNLPDIKKFEEYVFDLQNQLPAIHQTLEGIVADANSAQHIINKAQKLLPEAKQTTSAGLQTVSNTIDQLTLAQQRLETAAPRIRTDLEKITAITNETNDFLKQIQQTTLDFTEWDRTKQSIDARVTASMEKLDGLEADLTNIKTAAEQLNTQQTGDANPPLPIDGALEKVKDLKNLLNELQQNAHSINSLVQGEEERLKNSINDLQKIAENTSIKANSFLTEYTDTIEPLVRKEIAQALKTLSRANSLLKEVQKTIPEAEKVLHSTNQQLTDGKQQAEKALNQYPYVYDKVNRLAKRIRDIQGETDINEIIDLLQNDPEAERSFFEEPIILNETKLFPIKNYGTGMTPFYTVLSIWVGCLLLISLLSTDIHREGAFTAKQIYIGRLLTFLTIGFVQTLIVTAGDIILLGVTADEPIVFMLFGLFISIVFMSIVYTLVSVFGDVGKAMAIVLLVLQIAGSGGTYPIMLLPAFFQWINPFLPFTYAIDLMREAVGGIVWARAVKDILFLAGIGVLLIIFGVICKEKTNKATNRLLAKSRETDLFH